The following coding sequences are from one Humulus lupulus chromosome X, drHumLupu1.1, whole genome shotgun sequence window:
- the LOC133805830 gene encoding uncharacterized protein LOC133805830, which translates to MVPKYGFESHSASVAHSGNFSFAAQTPWIIDSNATYHMTGSSHLFDSYCPYLKKYSVKIADGTQSPIAGIGTIKLSIDLLLKSILYVPSLKCNLISVHKLTSDNNCLAKIVSNSCQFQDLSSGRMIGSARIHDRLYFFDKQHPINKVPSTHPSNTQSDLDIPTALRKGTRSFTQHLILKFISYSKLSSPFKAFTSTLLDVVIPRNINEALDTPQWKAAVLEEIKAL; encoded by the exons ATGGTACCCAAATATGGATTCGAATCTCATAGTGCTTCAGTGGCACATTCTGGTAATTTCTCTTTCGCTGCCCAAACTCCATGGATAATCGATTCCAATGCAACATATCACATGACAGGTTCATCTCATTTGTTTGATTCTTATTGTCcctatttgaaaaaatatagtgTCAAGATAGCAGATGGCACTCAATCCCCTATTGCAGGAATTGGCACCATTAAATTGTCTATTGATTTACTTCTTAAATCAATTCTTTACGTTCCTTCTTTGAAATGCAATTTAATTTCTGTTCACAAATTGACTTCCGATAACAATTGTCTTGCTAAAATTGTGTCCAATTCTTGCCAATTTCAGGATCTATCATCGGGGAGGATGATTGGCAGTGCTAGGATTCATGACAGACTTTATTTCTTTGACAAACAACATCCAATCAACAAAGTTCCAA GTACTCATCCTTCAAACACTCAGTCAGATCTAGACATTCCTACTGCATTAAGAAAAGGAACTAGATCTTTTACTCAACACCTTATTTTGAAATTCATCTCTTATTCAAAATTATCATCTCCATTTAAAGCTTTTACCTCTACTCTATTAGATGTTGTGATTCCCAGGAACATCAATGAAGCACTTGATACTCCTCAATGGAAGGCAGCAGTTCTCGAAGAGATAAAAGCACTTTAA